The genomic region CAGCAGCAGTTCGTATTGCTTTTTATCGCGGAACCCGCCGAGGTCCTGCGCCTCTTTGACAATAACAAGCTGTCGCTCCGCCATGAACGGGTACCGGCGGACCATGTTCAGCACCGCCCCGACATCGGTATCTTTTCCGAAAACGACGAACTGATTGAAGCCTTTCTCCGCTTCCGGAATGGCATGGGATTCTACTTCATCCGCTATTTTTTCGATGTAGTACGGCTCGTCCCCATGCACCAGGTACACAGAGCTAAACTTCTTTTTTCGAATATCCTTGAGAATCTGCTCAATAGCGGGTGTCATACAAATGCAGCAAAAATCAATCGGGCGAGTTGGCCGCCTCCTCTAACCAGCGGTCGCATTCCTGCTGAAGAACGGGGAAAAACGCCGCGAAACCATCGGCAAAAATAGCATAATTTGCGGTCAGGCAGACCATCGCCTGGTCCAGATGAGAAGGAAAAACCGTCCGGCGGGTCATGCCCCGGAGGGCGCGGTCGAGGCCGTCCAATGTCTGATAACCCACCAGCCAGTTTCCCCGGATCATGTACTCGGCCAGCCGCTGGGCAGGTGGCGGCATTTTACCGGCACTTCGGGTCAAAACGGCGTAAAAGGAATCCACAAACGGTTCGAGCGAAAGCCCGGTCCGGGTCTGAAAGGTTAAGGCCAGAAAATGGTCGTAGATCAGGTCGAGGGCTACGCCGGCGTACTTGTGGCAATACGGGTGGAGCAGCGTTCTTAACCCGGCCGAAATCGGATGTTCATCCGTCAGGGTGTCGATCCGGCGATGCAGCCGGACTCCCTGCTGCCACGCCGCCGGTAACCCGTGCTTTTCGTGGGCGGGATCGCCTTTGATGAAATCACCGATAAAATTACCGAGGATGATCGCCTCCTGCGGACCGGACAAAACAGTATGCGCCAGAATATTCATAAATGCGGGTCGCCGATCGCAAAGGTTGCCTCGAAACCGGCCGAGGGCTGGTAGGCTTCCACCTGCACGCCGAATTTTCGTAAAAACTCGACTCCTTCGTCCACCCCGATTCCTTTGTAGCGGGCGTACGAATGCAAATAAATTACCTTGGCGATTTTCATGCTGTAAATAATCCGGGCGCAGGCGATGCAGGGCGACAGCGTCACGTAGAGGGTCGCCCCTTCCACACTCGATCCGTTCTTGGCCGCATACAGAATCGCGTTCTGCTCCGCGTGCAGCGCCAGCGAACAGCTTCCCTTGGAATCCCGCGGGCAGCCGGTGTCCGGAAATTCCTCGTCACAGTTGTGCGTCCCGGCCGGCGGTCCGTTGTAACCAATGGAAATGATGCGTGTTTCCTTGGTTAAAACGGCGCCGACCTGGGCCTTGATGCAATGCGAGCGCCGGGAAAGATTCACGGCCAGCTCCATAAAAATATCTTCAAAACGGGGCTTCAGCCGCTCGTCCGAATGTGAAAGCTCCTGATTCAAAGGGATACGATGGATCGTTAATGTAATTCCTATTCGATTTACTCATTTATTCGATGCCATCAAAGCTTTGGACTGAAGCCACGAGGGTCGGTTGGTTACCACCCGGGCCTTCAATTCGTTCAGCAAAGAGTAGAGCCCGAAGTAGGTCCGGTTGATGTAAAGGCCGTGCTGCGAGCCGCGGGCGACCTTTGAATTTTTCAATTCTTCAACGCGGGATAATTCATCGGCGAAGGCGTACACGGAATCGAAGTAGGAATCGTCCCCAAAATCAAACTCCTGAACGCTGAACGGCTTGCCCAGCAGGTAGATCATCTGCTTGAACAGGTCCGAAAAGAACACCTGTTCCCGCGGGCTGTCTTCCGGAACGATGAATTCCAGGTTGCGGAAAATCTGCACGGTGGCCTCTTCTTCATCCAGCGTGTCGAAATTGATGAGCCGGAAGTAATTGTCGTAAAAGAAGTCAGGAATCACTTTTACGCATCCGAAGTCAATGACGCCCATGGTGCCGTCCGGCCGCATCAGAAAATTTCCGGGATGGGGGTCGGCATGCACCTGCCGAAGCTGGTGAATCTGGTGGTCGTAGAAGTCCCAGAGCAACTGCCCAACCCGGTCCCGAATTTCCTGGGACGGATTGGTCCGCAGAAAGTCCTTCAGGTGCAGGCCGTCCAGCCAGTCCATCGTCAGAATGCGTTTACTGGAAAGTTCCGGGTAATAGGCCGGAAACACCAGCCCTTCGATATGCGAACAGGCGTTGGAAATTTCCACCGACCGGCGGAGTTCCAGTTCATAGTCCGTTTCTTCGAGCAGCTTGGACTCCACCTCCCCCATGTACCGGTCGATGTCCCGTTCGTTGAGACCCAGCAGGGAGATTGCCAGCGGTTTGGCGATCCGCAGGTCCGAACTGACGGAGTCGGCCACCCCGGGGTACTGCACCTTGACGGCCAGCTTTTTGCCGTCTTTAGTCGCCAGATGCACCTGGCCGATGGAGGCGGCATTGACAGCCCCCATCTCAAAGGTATCGAACAACTGCTGCGGCGATTTCCCGAAAAAGGTCCGGAACGTCTTCACGACCAGCGGCCCGGAAAGCGGCGGCGCCGAATACTGCGACATGGTGAACTTGTCGACGTAGGCCCGCGGCAAAATGTTGCGGTCCATGCTCAGCATCTGGGCCATTTTCAGCGCGCTGCCTTTCAGCTCGCTCAGGGTACTGTAAATATCGGCGGCGTTATCCTTGTGAAGTTCGTCCTTGGGCAGGTCAGGCTGCACCAGCTTTTTGCTGTAATGCTTGAGGTAGTTTCCCCCAACCTTAATACCCGCTTTCACAAACTGACTGGCCCGCGCAACCTTGGATGTGGGAATCTGATTTTGCTCTTTCATGAGAAAAGGAGTGAAAGAGTGATCCGGCGAACAATGGAAAGGGCAGATTGGCCCATCACCCGTTCGCTGAATCACTCATTTATTCTGGTAAATAAACTTAGCCAGGTCGAACAGCGAGTCCAATGGCGTACGGCCTATCAGATCGAAAGCGGTGTTGACGCTTTTTTCAATCGCCGTATCCGTCCGCTCGAAGCCTTTGCTGACATCATTGATCCAGAAATCGAGCAAAAACAGGGTTTGGGTCCAGAGGCCATCGACGTACCGGTCGCCGAGGAACGGCCGTGGTTCAACCTCTTTGCTTTCCCGGCCTTCGGCCAGCAGGTCGCGGGCAAAATCGTAAAACGCCTCCCGAAAAGGTTTCAGGATGGGGGAAGCGGCGGGGCGATTGGCCGCCCGTGCCCGAAGAACCGGATTCTGGGGTCGGGCCGTCTCGCGGAGGCGGCCGTAGCTGTACACCGCAAAGCTTCGCTGGGATTTGAGCACTTCAAACCAGGTGAAATAAAAAGCCAGCAGCTTTTCGCGAACCGAATAGGTCTGGTAAACGGCATCCTCTTCGACCGTCTGCCGGGCCTGGGTAAAAAATGCCAGCCAGACATCGGCTTCAATGGCTTCGAAGGAAGTGTATTCCTCGTAAAATTCCGCTTCGGTGAGCTTCAGTTTTTTGGCGAACTGGTAAACGGTAGGGGGCGGTGTGCCTTTTTCAAGTACAAATTCCGTGTATGCTTTACGGATTTTCTCGAGCTTTTCCATACTGGAAAAACGTCCCGTTTCCTCAAAAAGTTTTAACTTTTCATATTAACAAACTGAAGCGGAAACTCCTGCACCATCCGCCTCAGCACAGCAATAACCGCCTGCAGTTCATCGATCTTTTTGCTGGTCACCCTAATCTGGTCATCCATCATCTGGGCCGTCACTTTGGGGGCATTGTCCTTGATGATTTTCAGGACTTTACGCTGCTGCTCCTTGTCCAGTCCCTGCCGAACCTTTAGGTCTTTCTTGAGCCGGGTTCCGGCCTGCTCGGGTTCCACGCTGAAATCGATGCAGCGCCCATCCAGTCCCTGTTTGATGATCCGGCTTACCAGAATATCTTCGATGGAGCGCAGGCTCATTTCGTTGTCTGTCTCTACCCGGATGGCGGGCGCTTTTTTATCCAGTTCAACGACGGTTTTGCTATTTTTCAGATCATACCGGGTTGTAATTTCCTTGACAGCTACATTCACTGCATTGTCCAGGGTCTGCATATCGACTTTGCTAACGACATCAAAGGAGGCCATACGAAGATTGAATTGTGGTCATGAGCGCGCAAGTTACTCAAAACGCGTTACAAAGGCACCGGTCTCCCGAGTCCAGAAAATAGACTTGAAACCCGCCGTCCGGGCCTGAATCATCAGCGACTCGGCCGTCCGGCGCCCGTTTGATTCATCCAGGATAATCGTCCGGGCACCCAGTCGCCCCGACAACTG from Tellurirhabdus rosea harbors:
- a CDS encoding TetR family transcriptional regulator C-terminal domain-containing protein, whose translation is MEKLEKIRKAYTEFVLEKGTPPPTVYQFAKKLKLTEAEFYEEYTSFEAIEADVWLAFFTQARQTVEEDAVYQTYSVREKLLAFYFTWFEVLKSQRSFAVYSYGRLRETARPQNPVLRARAANRPAASPILKPFREAFYDFARDLLAEGRESKEVEPRPFLGDRYVDGLWTQTLFLLDFWINDVSKGFERTDTAIEKSVNTAFDLIGRTPLDSLFDLAKFIYQNK
- a CDS encoding deoxycytidylate deaminase, which encodes MELAVNLSRRSHCIKAQVGAVLTKETRIISIGYNGPPAGTHNCDEEFPDTGCPRDSKGSCSLALHAEQNAILYAAKNGSSVEGATLYVTLSPCIACARIIYSMKIAKVIYLHSYARYKGIGVDEGVEFLRKFGVQVEAYQPSAGFEATFAIGDPHL
- a CDS encoding YajQ family cyclic di-GMP-binding protein, yielding MASFDVVSKVDMQTLDNAVNVAVKEITTRYDLKNSKTVVELDKKAPAIRVETDNEMSLRSIEDILVSRIIKQGLDGRCIDFSVEPEQAGTRLKKDLKVRQGLDKEQQRKVLKIIKDNAPKVTAQMMDDQIRVTSKKIDELQAVIAVLRRMVQEFPLQFVNMKS
- a CDS encoding acyl carrier protein phosphodiesterase, which codes for MNILAHTVLSGPQEAIILGNFIGDFIKGDPAHEKHGLPAAWQQGVRLHRRIDTLTDEHPISAGLRTLLHPYCHKYAGVALDLIYDHFLALTFQTRTGLSLEPFVDSFYAVLTRSAGKMPPPAQRLAEYMIRGNWLVGYQTLDGLDRALRGMTRRTVFPSHLDQAMVCLTANYAIFADGFAAFFPVLQQECDRWLEEAANSPD
- a CDS encoding ABC1 kinase family protein, which encodes MKEQNQIPTSKVARASQFVKAGIKVGGNYLKHYSKKLVQPDLPKDELHKDNAADIYSTLSELKGSALKMAQMLSMDRNILPRAYVDKFTMSQYSAPPLSGPLVVKTFRTFFGKSPQQLFDTFEMGAVNAASIGQVHLATKDGKKLAVKVQYPGVADSVSSDLRIAKPLAISLLGLNERDIDRYMGEVESKLLEETDYELELRRSVEISNACSHIEGLVFPAYYPELSSKRILTMDWLDGLHLKDFLRTNPSQEIRDRVGQLLWDFYDHQIHQLRQVHADPHPGNFLMRPDGTMGVIDFGCVKVIPDFFYDNYFRLINFDTLDEEEATVQIFRNLEFIVPEDSPREQVFFSDLFKQMIYLLGKPFSVQEFDFGDDSYFDSVYAFADELSRVEELKNSKVARGSQHGLYINRTYFGLYSLLNELKARVVTNRPSWLQSKALMASNK